The Apium graveolens cultivar Ventura chromosome 11, ASM990537v1, whole genome shotgun sequence genome has a window encoding:
- the LOC141695352 gene encoding malonyl-coenzyme A:anthocyanin 3-O-glucoside-6''-O-malonyltransferase-like yields the protein MESPSLTINVLEHCGVYPSADANAVTSLPLKFFDLVWLTFHPLGRVIFYDFQYSTDHFTQNIVPKIKTSLSLALKHFTPLAGNLILPSNTDSNMDISIHYLDGDSVSVTFAECISRIINPTECTDNFDHFSGNHARLADVLNPLVPQLPSATCTEISGEDCSVASLIAIQVTVFPDRAICIGITNSHVVADGSTMFNFVQAWASIAKQINISDNELDTDNLASSGCFQIPFYDRSSVPDPYGLGDLYKKSRVASATRQHEKLVKQKEDAAQDSSNIKVRATFVLTESKIQALKNAVLTKLPTLTHLSSFTVVCAYLWTCFAKTRATVWESEHDLDEPQNFSFAMDARARLDPPLPAAYFGNCLVGCLGVQTGRVMIGDEGLVAAAEVFGNAISAKVKNGALHGSDKWMEEFAGIIRGEWNIGIAGSPKMDYYNNIDFGWGKALKFEFAQEPLSLSRCRNSKTDIEIGVILPKIEMDVFSTVLSQGLDTLHG from the exons ATGGAGAGTCCGTCTCTCACAATCAACGTTCTTGAACACTGCGGAGTCTACCCATCTGCAGACGCCAACGCCGTGACTTCTCTGCCTCTCAAATTTTTCGACTTGGTATGGCTCACTTTCCATCCCCTTGGTCGTGTCATCTTTTATGATTTTCAATATTCCACTGACCACTTTACCCAAAATATTGTTCCGAAGATCAAAACTTCACTGTCTCTTGCCCTCAAACACTTCACTCCATTGGCTGGAAATTTAATATTACCCTCCAATACTGATTCCAACATGGACATCAGTATCCATTACTTGGATGGTGATTCTGTCTCTGTAACCTTTGCCGAGTGTATTAGCAGA ATTATTAATCCAACAGAGTGCACAGATAATTTTGATCATTTTTCAGGGAACCATGCACGTCTTGCAGATGTATTGAATCCTCTAGTTCCTCAACTCCCATCAGCTACTTGTACTGAAATTTCCGGGGAAGATTGTTCTGTAGCTTCTCTGATTGCTATTCAAGTAACTGTATTTCCAGACCGTGCCATCTGTATTGGAATCACAAACTCACACGTGGTGGCAGATGGAAGCACTATGTTCAACTTCGTACAAGCATGGGCTTCAATTGCTAAACAGATTAATATATCTGATAACGAACTTGACACAGACAATTTGGCATCATCAGGATGTTTCCAGATTCCATTTTATGATAGGAGTTCTGTCCCAGACCCCTATGGTCTAGGTGATTTATATAAAAAATCACGTGTAGCAAGTGCGACTAGGCAACATGAGAAACTGGTTAAGCAAAAGGAGGATGCTGCTCAAGATTCTTCGAACATAAAAGTTAGAGCAACATTTGTCTTAACTGAATCAAAGATTCAGGCTTTGAAGAACGCTGTGTTAACAAAACTGCCAACATTAACACACTTGTCATCGTTCACAGTCGTGTGTGCTTATCTTTGGACATGCTTTGCAAAAACACGGGCTACTGTTTGGGAAAGTGAGCATGATCTTGATGAGCCGCAGAACTTCAGTTTTGCTATGGATGCTCGTGCTCGATTGGACCCTCCCTTGCCTGCTGCATACTTTGGAAATTGTTTAGTTGGATGTCTTGGGGTACAGACAGGCAGGGTTATGATAGGAGATGAAGGTCTTGTTGCTGCCGCGGAAGTGTTTGGAAATGCAATTTCTGCAAAGGTTAAGAATGGTGCCTTGCACGGTTCCGACAAATGGATGGAGGAGTTTGCTGGAATTATAAGAGGGGAATGGAATATTGGCATTGCGGGTTCCCCAAAGATGGACTACTACAACAATATTGATTTTGGATGGGGCAAAGCTTTAAAGTTTGAATTTGCTCAAGAGCCATTATCCTTGTCAAGGTGTAGGAACTCAAAAACAGACATCGAAATAGGTGTTATCCTACCTAAAATTGAAATGGACGTTTTCTCGACTGTTTTGTCCCAGGGGTTGGATACTTTGCACGGCTAA